From one Halosimplex rubrum genomic stretch:
- a CDS encoding potassium transporter TrkA, with protein sequence MASLPVEVLLGISFGLLVGLVPAFAVGLGSFLVEYYGGYTAPGAAAVLVALPLAGANGYAVGLVGTTVEQVPRLLIAALVALLLALYANSQGSSLAAELPRDLSQATRARRTLSAAAIEDVDGSGQVTVRASGEIRDIEGYPSLSPALRTTLETGAWRLPADLPLAELETRLEDRLRSDHDLADAAVSIDARGRASVAAAPPARNLAERVPDGWRAVSFSALLPTGLSPGDEAVVDAGDAAVDGHVLSVRTDTDRGSADADTDASDATATVEGAGEATTRKRARSETAGGRGRVTVAVRTSDARTVLGEDEAAVRVTSQGTSHVFEAFSQLERAGQAVRRVRLSEADREALTDDPDLSAVGVRRAGEDGRGWRFDPDEVAVEDADEAFVVGADGSERIRALSEDEAPPTGAASEWAAGAGVEP encoded by the coding sequence ATGGCTTCGCTACCAGTTGAAGTGCTACTGGGGATCTCCTTCGGTCTGCTCGTCGGGCTCGTCCCGGCGTTCGCGGTGGGGCTGGGGAGTTTCCTGGTCGAGTACTACGGTGGGTACACCGCGCCGGGGGCGGCGGCCGTGCTGGTCGCCCTGCCGCTGGCCGGTGCGAACGGCTACGCCGTCGGCCTCGTCGGGACGACGGTCGAACAGGTGCCGCGGCTGCTGATCGCCGCGCTCGTGGCGCTGCTGCTCGCGCTGTACGCCAACAGCCAGGGGAGTTCCCTCGCCGCCGAACTGCCGCGGGACCTCTCGCAGGCGACGCGCGCTCGGCGGACGCTCTCCGCCGCGGCGATTGAGGACGTCGACGGGTCGGGGCAGGTGACCGTCCGCGCCAGCGGCGAGATCCGCGACATCGAGGGGTACCCGTCGCTGTCGCCGGCGCTGCGAACGACCCTGGAGACGGGTGCCTGGCGGCTGCCGGCGGACCTGCCGCTCGCGGAACTGGAGACCCGTCTGGAGGACCGGCTCCGGAGCGACCACGACCTGGCCGACGCGGCGGTGTCGATCGACGCGCGCGGCCGGGCTTCGGTCGCCGCCGCGCCGCCCGCCCGGAACCTGGCCGAGCGAGTCCCCGACGGCTGGCGCGCGGTGTCGTTCTCGGCGCTGTTGCCCACGGGGCTGTCGCCAGGCGACGAAGCCGTCGTCGACGCGGGCGACGCCGCCGTCGACGGGCACGTACTCAGCGTGCGCACCGATACCGACCGCGGGAGCGCCGACGCCGACACCGACGCGTCGGACGCGACGGCGACGGTCGAGGGGGCGGGCGAGGCGACGACGCGCAAGCGGGCGCGCTCGGAGACGGCCGGCGGTCGCGGTCGCGTGACCGTCGCGGTACGCACGAGCGACGCGCGGACGGTCCTCGGCGAGGACGAGGCCGCGGTCCGCGTCACCTCCCAGGGGACGAGCCACGTCTTCGAGGCGTTCTCGCAGCTCGAACGCGCGGGCCAGGCCGTCCGGCGCGTCCGGTTGAGCGAGGCGGACCGGGAGGCGCTGACCGACGACCCCGACCTGTCGGCCGTCGGCGTCCGGCGGGCCGGCGAAGACGGCCGCGGCTGGCGGTTCGACCCCGACGAGGTGGCCGTCGAGGACGCCGACGAGGCGTTCGTCGTCGGTGCCGACGGGAGCGAACGCATCCGGGCGCTCTCGGAGGACGAGGCGCCACCGACCGGAGCCGCCAGCGAGTGGGCGGCCGGGGCGGGGGTGGAGCCGTGA
- a CDS encoding M26 family metallopeptidase — protein MNRTRAARGLALVALVVVSVVGPTVGLAAANEQQRTTSSPLSEMEGSGTPRDPYVITTVEQLQAMNEDLTAHYALGSDIDASVTETWNAGNGFDPVGGENGAFRGSFDGNGRALSELTIVRPQAANVGLFGLTTGTVQNVSLRDVTVNGNQNIGALAGVNSGSITGSSATGTLRATGSNVGGLVGVNDGQIVASYADASVAGSEVVGGLAGASNGPIRGSYATGTVGATRTAGGLVGANSNAVTASYATATVDVDQVAGGLVGTNSGTIRTSFAASEVDGNATVGGIAGTNGNSIVGQTYWDEGVAEVNDSAGDGAGIGTALSTAELTGEGALSSLDGFDAANIWTTTEEYPVHQWERPAVDPLDQWQVPTPTAAPPTPTQTPTAAPTPSPTPTSSGGAFAVGPGFGPVAVLVAVAALAVLAVRRP, from the coding sequence ATGAATCGGACGCGCGCGGCGCGGGGCCTCGCGCTCGTCGCGCTGGTGGTCGTCTCGGTGGTCGGCCCGACGGTCGGGCTCGCGGCCGCGAACGAACAGCAACGGACCACGTCGTCGCCGCTCTCGGAGATGGAGGGAAGCGGGACGCCCCGGGACCCGTACGTGATCACGACGGTCGAACAGCTACAGGCGATGAACGAGGACCTGACCGCCCACTACGCGCTCGGGAGCGACATCGACGCGAGCGTGACCGAGACGTGGAACGCCGGGAACGGGTTCGACCCGGTCGGTGGCGAGAACGGCGCGTTCCGCGGCTCGTTCGACGGCAACGGACGGGCGCTCTCGGAGCTGACGATCGTCCGGCCGCAGGCGGCCAACGTCGGGCTGTTCGGTCTGACCACGGGCACGGTTCAGAACGTCTCCTTGCGCGACGTGACCGTCAACGGCAACCAGAACATCGGCGCACTGGCCGGCGTCAACTCGGGGTCGATCACGGGGTCGTCGGCCACCGGCACCCTGCGGGCGACGGGATCGAACGTCGGCGGCCTCGTCGGCGTCAACGACGGCCAGATCGTCGCTTCGTACGCGGACGCGTCGGTCGCGGGGTCGGAGGTCGTCGGCGGGCTCGCCGGCGCGAGCAACGGCCCGATCCGCGGTTCGTACGCCACGGGGACCGTCGGCGCGACCCGGACGGCCGGCGGTCTCGTCGGCGCCAACAGCAACGCCGTGACGGCCTCCTACGCGACCGCGACGGTCGACGTCGACCAGGTTGCCGGCGGCCTCGTCGGGACGAACTCCGGGACGATCCGGACCTCCTTCGCGGCGAGCGAGGTCGACGGCAACGCCACCGTCGGCGGCATCGCCGGGACGAACGGCAACAGCATCGTCGGCCAGACCTACTGGGACGAGGGCGTCGCCGAGGTGAACGACTCCGCCGGCGACGGCGCCGGCATCGGGACGGCGCTGTCGACGGCCGAACTGACGGGCGAGGGCGCGCTGTCGAGCCTCGACGGTTTCGACGCGGCGAACATCTGGACGACGACCGAGGAGTACCCGGTCCACCAGTGGGAGCGACCGGCCGTCGACCCGCTCGACCAGTGGCAGGTGCCGACGCCGACGGCGGCGCCGCCCACGCCGACGCAGACGCCGACCGCGGCGCCGACGCCCTCGCCGACGCCGACGTCCTCGGGCGGGGCGTTCGCCGTCGGTCCCGGGTTCGGCCCGGTCGCCGTCCTGGTGGCCGTCGCGGCGCTGGCGGTGCTGGCGGTGCGACGGCCGTGA
- a CDS encoding type II/IV secretion system ATPase subunit, producing MATGRSGLSLASVLDAVGLDGLVEDDGDEDAPCTCDLTIDEGVLLVDASGCDNSGDLRASPHCRAAVVRELADHTVDGLVVRASGLEYRYGDRALDLLGTAGRFVDLLGDRDERLARAAATDPLSVVDEVDERVGPVADIATQSGLVGAAAGVETYDDALAPTVGLTVGHYFVDRAVDDGARLRDVTELSTGSTARVYGREDSIPLYSLDVVDVSLSVAQRELLLEGYEAIAKGLVEGDRRASRAIEYVSDGEVDPILTAILGKHTQGYGVLEDLFADPRVTDVYATSPVGSNPIRVEVDGQSMSTNVHLTAEGGGALASRIRRTSGRAFSRAAPTVDATADLENGTGLRVAGVTDPVAEGVAFAFREQAEDTFTLPELVRNGTMPAEAAGFLSVAIERNAAALIAGTRGAGKTTLLGTLLYEVTPDTRTVVIEDTPELPVNRLQQCDRDVQPLRTGTGGGPEISAADALRTALRLGDGALVVGEIRGEEAKVLYEAMRVGANANAVLGTIHGDGADEVFERVVSDLGVPPSSFGATDLVVTVQAYRTPTGRKRRLSAIEEVIVGDDEIRFAPLYEIEGDIARSTDRIDRGESRFLDRLTGPAESYADVREAVIERGDRLETIAGDGRTSPTEVAAAYAGRGVE from the coding sequence ATGGCAACGGGACGGTCGGGGCTGTCGCTGGCGTCGGTCCTCGACGCGGTGGGCCTGGACGGGCTCGTCGAGGACGACGGGGACGAAGACGCCCCGTGTACGTGCGATCTGACCATCGACGAGGGGGTGTTGCTGGTCGACGCGTCGGGGTGTGACAACAGTGGCGACCTGCGGGCCTCGCCCCACTGCCGGGCGGCCGTCGTTCGGGAGCTCGCCGACCACACGGTCGACGGGCTGGTCGTCCGGGCCAGCGGGCTGGAGTACCGCTACGGCGACCGGGCGCTGGACCTGCTCGGCACCGCCGGCCGGTTCGTCGATCTGCTGGGCGACCGCGACGAGCGCCTCGCCCGCGCGGCCGCGACGGACCCGCTCTCGGTCGTCGACGAGGTCGACGAGCGCGTCGGGCCGGTCGCCGACATCGCGACCCAGTCCGGGCTGGTCGGGGCGGCCGCCGGGGTGGAGACGTACGACGACGCGCTCGCGCCGACGGTCGGGCTCACGGTCGGTCACTACTTCGTCGACCGCGCCGTCGACGACGGCGCGCGCCTGCGGGACGTGACCGAGCTCTCGACGGGGTCGACCGCGCGGGTCTACGGCCGCGAGGACTCCATCCCGCTGTACTCGCTGGACGTGGTGGACGTGTCGCTGTCGGTCGCCCAGCGCGAGCTCCTGCTGGAGGGGTACGAGGCCATCGCGAAGGGGCTGGTCGAGGGCGACCGCCGCGCTTCGCGAGCGATCGAGTACGTCAGCGACGGCGAGGTCGACCCGATCCTGACGGCGATCCTCGGCAAACACACCCAGGGCTACGGCGTGCTGGAGGACCTGTTCGCGGACCCGCGGGTGACGGACGTGTACGCCACGTCGCCGGTCGGTTCGAACCCGATCCGCGTCGAGGTCGACGGCCAGTCGATGTCGACGAACGTCCACCTCACCGCCGAGGGCGGCGGGGCGCTGGCCTCGCGCATCCGGCGGACGAGCGGGCGGGCGTTCTCGCGGGCGGCACCGACCGTCGACGCGACCGCCGACCTGGAGAACGGGACCGGCCTGCGCGTGGCCGGCGTCACCGACCCGGTCGCCGAGGGCGTGGCCTTCGCCTTCCGCGAGCAGGCCGAGGACACCTTCACGCTCCCGGAGCTGGTCCGCAACGGGACGATGCCCGCCGAGGCGGCGGGCTTTCTGTCGGTCGCCATCGAGCGCAACGCCGCGGCGCTCATCGCGGGCACCCGCGGCGCCGGGAAGACGACGCTGCTGGGCACGCTGCTGTACGAGGTCACGCCCGACACCCGGACGGTCGTCATCGAGGACACCCCGGAGCTCCCCGTCAACCGGCTCCAGCAGTGCGACCGGGACGTGCAGCCGCTCCGGACGGGCACCGGCGGCGGACCGGAGATCTCCGCCGCCGACGCGCTTCGGACGGCGCTGCGGCTGGGCGACGGGGCGCTCGTGGTCGGGGAGATCCGCGGCGAAGAGGCCAAGGTCCTCTACGAGGCGATGCGCGTCGGCGCCAACGCCAACGCGGTGCTGGGGACCATCCACGGCGACGGCGCCGACGAGGTGTTCGAGCGGGTCGTCTCGGACCTGGGCGTGCCGCCGTCGTCGTTCGGCGCGACCGATCTGGTCGTGACGGTCCAGGCTTACCGCACGCCCACGGGCCGCAAGCGCCGGCTGTCGGCCATCGAGGAGGTGATCGTCGGCGACGACGAGATCCGCTTCGCGCCGCTGTACGAGATCGAGGGCGACATCGCTCGCTCGACCGACCGGATCGACCGCGGTGAGAGCCGCTTTCTCGACCGGCTGACCGGGCCCGCCGAGTCCTACGCCGACGTGCGGGAGGCGGTCATCGAGCGGGGGGATCGACTGGAGACCATCGCCGGGGACGGGCGGACCTCGCCGACGGAGGTGGCCGCGGCCTACGCCGGTCGCGGCGTCGAGTGA
- a CDS encoding CARDB domain-containing protein, producing the protein MSVCVGFVGPVTALAPGSTTGALDEMAGSGTQDDPYQITNATELQAMNEDRGAHYVLVEDVDASATADWNLGDGFDPIGTVDERNAFTGTFDGRNHTITGLTIDRPSTNGVGLFATTDEATVEDVRFEGATSNGRRAVGVLAGRALATDVSGVSASGSVSAEARASGGLLGAAESTAIRRSHADVEVRGTELVAGLVGFSAEGSIGLSSASGPVTGTRKVGGLVGTNGEGNTVERSYATGSVSGDATVGGLVGTAAGGELSRSFATGAVDGDGPVGGLIGYSEATTADLYWDRDTSGTSVAVGEGSGSGTGLSTDRMSGVDARSNADSLAFGLVWTATDGYPILGTEVDSVDLSVPNQVITDRTTTATVRVSLAAGRTVTATETADYDTNQSFLSVGRGVLETSGTGTAELTAAVADHSDSAVVSVVTPPDISVESRSLRYDRVGSETAAPVDVTLTNDGGADGTFDVVLSINGTVEETRTVTVPGHSTTTVQLNYSAPAMGAHPVAVNGSSLGDLTVVEEPETSVASASVSESPLAVGNSTTVEATIDNAGDAAAGHTVELTADGETVATKTVVVPADGATVRFNYTGDSVGEYDLAVGGTSAGTLTVAELGSVSVESVSVPDSVEAGASYEVTVTVANSGGLALSSDVAYSVGGSAVGTEAVEVPADGATVSFEATAPEDSGSIDHSVTAGDAEWTGSSAVDVETPTPTATAGSNGDGGDGEAADGGSNDGGDATATSGDGPGFGAGAAVVALLALVAATRYRRRSR; encoded by the coding sequence GTGTCCGTCTGCGTCGGCTTCGTCGGGCCGGTGACAGCGCTGGCCCCCGGGTCTACGACGGGCGCCCTCGACGAGATGGCCGGCAGCGGCACGCAGGACGACCCCTACCAGATCACGAACGCGACGGAACTACAGGCGATGAACGAAGACCGGGGCGCGCATTACGTCCTCGTCGAAGACGTCGACGCGAGCGCGACCGCCGACTGGAATCTCGGCGACGGCTTCGATCCGATCGGAACGGTCGACGAACGGAACGCGTTCACAGGCACGTTCGACGGACGGAATCACACGATAACCGGTCTCACGATCGACAGACCGTCGACCAACGGTGTCGGGCTCTTCGCCACCACCGACGAGGCGACGGTCGAGGACGTTCGATTCGAGGGGGCGACCAGCAACGGTCGGCGGGCCGTCGGAGTGCTCGCCGGTCGCGCGCTTGCGACCGACGTCTCCGGCGTCAGCGCCAGCGGCTCCGTCTCCGCCGAGGCGCGGGCCAGCGGGGGACTCCTCGGGGCGGCGGAATCGACCGCGATCCGCCGGTCCCACGCCGACGTCGAAGTGCGCGGGACGGAACTCGTAGCGGGTCTCGTCGGTTTCAGCGCTGAAGGGTCGATCGGCCTCTCGTCCGCCAGTGGCCCCGTCACGGGGACACGGAAGGTCGGTGGCCTGGTCGGTACCAACGGCGAAGGGAACACGGTGGAGCGCTCGTACGCGACCGGATCCGTCAGCGGCGATGCGACCGTCGGCGGACTGGTCGGGACGGCCGCTGGCGGAGAGCTGTCGAGGTCCTTCGCAACCGGCGCCGTCGACGGTGACGGACCCGTCGGTGGTCTGATCGGCTACAGCGAGGCGACGACGGCCGACCTGTACTGGGACCGGGACACGTCCGGAACAAGTGTCGCGGTCGGAGAGGGGAGCGGCTCGGGAACCGGGTTGTCGACGGACCGGATGAGCGGTGTGGACGCCCGCTCGAACGCGGATTCACTGGCGTTCGGACTGGTCTGGACCGCGACCGACGGCTATCCGATACTCGGAACGGAAGTCGATAGCGTCGACCTCTCCGTTCCGAACCAGGTGATCACCGACCGAACGACGACCGCGACCGTCCGCGTCTCGCTCGCCGCCGGTCGAACCGTCACCGCGACCGAGACGGCGGACTACGATACCAACCAGTCGTTCCTCTCGGTCGGCCGTGGCGTTCTGGAAACGTCCGGCACGGGGACGGCCGAACTGACCGCCGCGGTCGCGGATCACTCCGACAGCGCGGTCGTCTCCGTGGTCACGCCGCCGGACATCTCCGTCGAGAGCCGCTCGCTGCGCTACGACCGCGTCGGATCGGAGACGGCGGCGCCGGTCGACGTGACGCTCACCAACGACGGCGGCGCCGACGGCACCTTCGACGTGGTGCTGTCGATCAACGGCACCGTCGAGGAGACCCGAACTGTGACGGTTCCGGGGCACTCGACGACGACGGTCCAGCTCAACTACTCCGCGCCCGCGATGGGGGCCCACCCGGTCGCGGTCAACGGGAGTTCGCTGGGCGACCTCACCGTCGTCGAGGAACCCGAGACGAGCGTCGCGTCGGCCTCCGTCTCGGAGAGCCCGCTGGCGGTCGGGAACAGTACGACCGTCGAGGCGACCATCGACAACGCTGGCGACGCCGCGGCCGGTCACACGGTCGAACTGACCGCTGACGGCGAGACGGTCGCGACGAAGACCGTCGTCGTCCCGGCCGACGGCGCCACGGTGCGGTTCAACTACACCGGCGACTCGGTCGGCGAGTACGACCTCGCCGTCGGCGGCACGAGCGCCGGGACGCTGACCGTCGCCGAGCTGGGGTCGGTCTCGGTCGAGAGCGTCTCCGTCCCCGACTCGGTCGAAGCCGGCGCGTCCTACGAGGTGACGGTGACGGTGGCAAACTCCGGCGGCCTGGCGCTCTCGTCGGACGTGGCCTACAGCGTCGGCGGCAGTGCGGTCGGCACCGAGGCCGTCGAGGTGCCCGCCGACGGCGCGACGGTCTCCTTCGAGGCGACCGCACCGGAAGACAGCGGATCGATCGACCACAGCGTGACCGCTGGCGACGCCGAGTGGACCGGCTCGTCCGCGGTCGATGTCGAGACGCCCACGCCGACCGCGACCGCGGGGTCGAACGGTGACGGCGGTGACGGCGAGGCCGCAGACGGTGGCTCGAACGACGGCGGCGACGCCACGGCGACCAGCGGCGACGGCCCCGGCTTCGGCGCCGGCGCCGCGGTGGTCGCACTGCTCGCGCTCGTCGCGGCGACGCGGTATCGACGACGCTCGCGGTGA
- a CDS encoding DUF7310 family coiled-coil domain-containing protein: MTDIERLDERLTAVERAVVDGDYELDELADLATLADDFERLESRIDEIEQRLADVEARSESVEGFVGRVRSVNEDVEQQADAAIAAVDRLERRVGDLEAITEGAAAGGGGRGRGAAGSESGRARAAPDDPERSVDRVVSGRDRAGGAAGGRGGRNARGASAGAGGGADAAAGSKGNAGTGASGAAAAGRADDDGADLDLGSSDDADDGTLADTFDRTDGDDEDDLLTRIRSKLP; this comes from the coding sequence ATGACCGACATCGAGCGCCTGGACGAGCGGCTGACGGCGGTCGAGCGGGCGGTCGTCGACGGCGACTACGAGCTGGACGAACTCGCCGATCTGGCGACTCTCGCGGACGATTTCGAGCGGCTCGAATCCCGTATCGACGAGATCGAGCAGCGGCTCGCCGACGTGGAGGCGCGCTCGGAGTCCGTCGAGGGGTTCGTCGGGCGGGTCCGCTCGGTCAACGAGGACGTGGAGCAACAGGCCGACGCCGCCATCGCGGCCGTCGACCGGCTCGAACGCCGCGTCGGCGACCTCGAAGCGATCACCGAGGGGGCGGCCGCGGGCGGGGGCGGTCGGGGCCGCGGCGCGGCCGGGAGCGAGAGCGGTCGCGCCCGCGCGGCCCCCGACGACCCCGAACGGTCCGTCGACCGAGTGGTGAGCGGTCGCGACCGGGCCGGCGGTGCGGCGGGCGGTCGTGGCGGCCGGAACGCTCGCGGCGCGTCCGCGGGCGCAGGTGGTGGCGCGGACGCCGCCGCCGGTTCGAAGGGCAACGCGGGCACCGGTGCGAGCGGAGCGGCCGCGGCCGGGCGCGCGGACGACGACGGTGCCGACCTCGACCTGGGGTCGAGCGACGACGCCGACGACGGGACGCTCGCCGACACGTTCGACCGGACCGACGGCGACGACGAGGACGACCTCCTGACGAGGATCCGCTCGAAGCTCCCGTGA
- a CDS encoding cation:proton antiporter regulatory subunit: MSVAVPLQLASEWTTTALLRILGFALYASVVAMGVSFLYRGYSTRPLPVGVGVVVGLSFVTMSLNIDAVARASIIGDTAKLHYATASYLLGVFAVGAVGADAGRRIGDHLAANVFDVTRVDAGGQVARLVQSAGLVVELELPETVDDIDGYPPVDEETERALAGRRMRFPRRLSESKLESRLAARLERDFDVGHVHAAIEPDLTVSSLAVGRRPSGIGPSLPPGTVAVAVSGDPAPDASTGDPVEVWTGGEDGGDLVATGKFRASVGDVATVAVGADDADAFDPDDSYRLVTRPDTAEDVNELVATVWEADETVTAVTVDEGDPLQGEFVDWLPVSVLTVVRDGEPIPFPADNETLAVGDTVYVLGTPAGLHRLAEYEPEREPGDRPADADDAERPAADGDDAAAEAGGDDGGLASMFSDD, from the coding sequence GTGAGCGTCGCCGTCCCGCTGCAGTTGGCCTCCGAGTGGACGACTACGGCGCTGCTGCGGATCCTCGGGTTCGCGCTGTACGCGAGCGTGGTCGCGATGGGCGTCTCCTTCCTCTATCGCGGCTACAGCACGCGCCCGCTCCCGGTCGGCGTCGGCGTCGTCGTCGGCCTCTCTTTCGTCACGATGTCGCTGAACATCGACGCCGTCGCGCGGGCGTCGATCATCGGCGACACGGCGAAGCTTCACTACGCCACCGCGTCGTACCTGCTGGGCGTGTTCGCCGTCGGCGCCGTCGGCGCCGACGCGGGTCGCCGCATCGGCGACCACCTCGCCGCGAACGTGTTCGACGTGACCCGCGTCGACGCCGGCGGGCAGGTGGCGCGGCTCGTCCAGTCGGCCGGGCTGGTCGTCGAACTCGAACTCCCGGAGACCGTCGACGACATCGACGGCTACCCGCCGGTCGACGAGGAGACCGAGCGCGCGCTGGCCGGCCGACGGATGCGGTTCCCGCGGCGGCTCTCCGAGTCGAAACTGGAGTCGCGGCTGGCGGCGCGACTGGAGCGGGACTTCGACGTGGGTCACGTCCACGCCGCGATCGAGCCGGACCTGACGGTCTCGTCGCTGGCGGTCGGGCGCCGCCCGTCGGGGATCGGGCCGTCGCTCCCCCCGGGGACCGTCGCCGTCGCCGTCTCCGGCGACCCCGCGCCCGACGCCAGCACGGGCGACCCGGTGGAGGTCTGGACCGGCGGCGAGGACGGCGGGGACCTCGTCGCGACGGGCAAGTTCCGGGCCAGCGTCGGCGACGTGGCGACGGTCGCGGTCGGCGCCGACGACGCCGACGCGTTCGACCCCGACGACTCCTACCGGCTGGTCACGCGACCGGACACCGCCGAGGACGTGAACGAACTCGTCGCGACCGTCTGGGAGGCCGACGAGACCGTCACCGCCGTCACCGTCGACGAGGGCGACCCCCTCCAGGGGGAGTTCGTCGACTGGCTGCCCGTCTCCGTGCTCACCGTCGTCCGCGACGGCGAGCCGATCCCCTTCCCGGCCGACAACGAGACGCTGGCCGTCGGCGACACCGTCTACGTCCTCGGGACGCCGGCCGGCCTGCACCGCCTCGCCGAGTACGAACCCGAACGCGAACCGGGCGACCGACCCGCGGACGCCGACGACGCGGAGCGACCTGCGGCCGACGGCGACGACGCGGCCGCGGAGGCGGGCGGCGACGACGGGGGCCTCGCGTCGATGTTCTCCGACGACTGA
- a CDS encoding DUF7311 family protein: MIRVVLAVILTVVLVGIAMPAIDHAAGVNSDRRVGSIAEQFEQTAVALNETEDLPPKGVRGPQRVLEVTFPTPSLTATSVLLFQIEREGTRGHSVLTYRVGGRPNRTVHIDAPVVSADGTDLELGRVSGHRTYIFRLGRVSSTRDPIVRVHRVGG; encoded by the coding sequence GTGATCCGCGTCGTCCTGGCGGTCATCTTGACCGTCGTCCTGGTCGGTATCGCGATGCCGGCCATCGACCACGCCGCCGGCGTCAACAGCGACCGGCGGGTCGGGAGTATCGCCGAGCAGTTCGAGCAGACCGCCGTCGCGCTCAACGAGACGGAGGACCTCCCGCCGAAGGGCGTGCGCGGTCCCCAGCGGGTCCTCGAAGTCACGTTCCCGACGCCGTCGCTGACGGCCACCTCCGTGTTGCTGTTTCAGATCGAACGCGAGGGGACGCGCGGTCACAGCGTCCTCACCTACCGGGTCGGGGGACGACCGAACCGCACCGTCCACATCGACGCTCCGGTCGTCAGCGCCGATGGCACCGATCTGGAACTGGGCCGAGTCTCCGGCCATCGGACCTACATCTTCCGACTGGGACGGGTGTCGTCGACGCGCGACCCGATCGTCCGGGTCCACCGCGTCGGCGGGTGA
- a CDS encoding ATP-binding protein has protein sequence MTGSPTAEAEFVIGRGKVVQADDDAPAGRLGTYRARDGSSGAPLHVDLDGPHATLIVGKRGYGKSYTLGVLAEALARADGVAPVVADPMGVFPTLGEPAEGEPVPAEVIDDPQITATTLDPRSWCALLDLSPESGAGGLVWRAAQDEATLADMRAAIEESDAPGVDKRAAVNHLELADSWGIFDPEGMDARELGSGAVTVVDVSGLDSAPMNAVVRGIGEALYRARVNEAIPRLPWFMIDEAHTFFQGVGEAALETILTRGRAPGVSLVLATQRPSAVSEVAVSQSDIVVSHRLTSEADLAALEAAQPTYMQTSLAERLPTSPGEVIVIDDATETVHSANVRRRETPHGGDSPNASDVEIDEERPADADRPAADDD, from the coding sequence GTGACTGGTTCACCGACGGCCGAGGCGGAGTTCGTCATCGGGCGCGGAAAGGTGGTGCAGGCCGACGACGACGCCCCGGCGGGCCGTCTGGGCACCTACCGGGCGCGGGACGGCTCCAGCGGCGCGCCGCTGCACGTCGATCTGGACGGCCCGCACGCGACGCTGATCGTCGGGAAGCGCGGCTACGGGAAGTCCTACACGCTGGGCGTCCTCGCCGAGGCGCTCGCGCGGGCCGACGGGGTCGCGCCCGTCGTCGCCGACCCGATGGGCGTGTTCCCGACGCTGGGCGAGCCCGCCGAGGGCGAGCCCGTCCCCGCCGAGGTGATCGACGACCCGCAGATCACGGCGACGACGCTCGACCCCCGGTCGTGGTGCGCACTGTTAGATCTCTCCCCCGAGAGCGGCGCGGGCGGGCTCGTCTGGCGGGCCGCCCAGGACGAGGCGACGCTCGCGGACATGCGTGCGGCGATCGAGGAGAGCGACGCTCCAGGCGTCGACAAGCGCGCGGCGGTCAACCACCTCGAGCTCGCCGACTCGTGGGGCATCTTCGACCCCGAGGGGATGGACGCCCGAGAGCTGGGCAGCGGCGCGGTGACGGTCGTCGACGTGTCGGGGCTGGACTCGGCGCCGATGAACGCCGTCGTCCGCGGTATCGGCGAGGCGCTGTACCGCGCCCGGGTGAACGAGGCGATCCCGCGGCTGCCGTGGTTCATGATCGACGAGGCCCACACCTTCTTCCAGGGGGTCGGCGAGGCCGCGCTCGAGACGATCCTCACGCGCGGGCGCGCACCCGGCGTGAGCCTCGTGCTCGCGACCCAGCGACCCAGCGCCGTCTCGGAGGTCGCGGTCTCCCAGTCCGACATCGTGGTCTCTCACCGGCTCACTTCCGAGGCGGACCTGGCGGCGCTGGAGGCCGCCCAGCCGACGTACATGCAGACCTCGCTGGCCGAGCGACTCCCCACGAGCCCCGGCGAGGTGATCGTGATCGACGACGCGACCGAGACGGTCCACTCGGCGAACGTCCGCCGCCGCGAGACGCCACACGGCGGGGACAGCCCCAACGCCAGCGACGTGGAGATCGACGAGGAACGGCCCGCCGACGCCGACCGACCCGCCGCCGACGACGACTGA